The Papaver somniferum cultivar HN1 chromosome 3, ASM357369v1, whole genome shotgun sequence genome includes a region encoding these proteins:
- the LOC113359962 gene encoding zinc finger BED domain-containing protein RICESLEEPER 2-like: protein MDESAVSTPSSSNASLSNKRRKSIVWSHFTIQQVELNGAKINKAICNYCKKHYSCSSGGGTGHLNRHWKKCLPRHHGIMNPNDPNIHYSPTPLTIEGSVIRPIPVQLPTPAKSTPGPSRLVSDAGPVDPGFMYDQGRMREGLAVYVSAAEQPFTFGQDRRFEYFMRNYCQPGFSKVPKRVVKNDALEIFKMQKQGLISEFANHNGVISFTSDMWTSSNYKLGYLSLTAHYISSDTWFLNKKIIGFRMLEYPHSDQHMYQSILNILNEYGIVDKCFSITFDNYSANSSATDFFKHNFHPPYEGLLFHIRCLCHTINLIVQDGIKLIDEDSEKNYIEKIRDSLIFIISSPSRLQEFDDLCKMNDLKPRRFKMDTPTRWNSTYLMLKSCQGYELLIKEFNSKYNHVFLVDRDFECAFTFMQLLEVFYDAIKILADVYYPTSSIALNQLYNISNTFVECRRYSTYATIFAKMEQRFKTYCEHIPPIFLLSSVMDPRKKLLGTEALIEGISEKLNIHLHNTSDSIKSMLSTLYNSYEQSHGNPSHGSAMAASPHTIRKNDASWNLIASKGKQKSTSSSALAHTDLYKYLDTEFTDFITDQEDEANFDLLSWWRKYCGNFPILSIMARDLLTPPVSTVASGVAFSASGSVLDEKKTKLSAEMLDAQVCLKDWDDAKFRDQNFMDEESSDSDAVGAPPGY, encoded by the coding sequence ATGGATGAATCAGCAGTTTCAACCCCATCTAGTTCAAATGCATCATTATCAAATAAGAGAAGGAAATCAATAGTATGGAGTCATTTTACAATTCAGCAAGTAGAATTAAACGGTGCTAAAATCAACAAAGCCATTTGCAATTACTGTAAAAAGCATTATTCATGTAGTTCAGGTGGTGGTACTGGTCATTTGAATAGGCATTGGAAAAAGTGTTTACCTAGACATCATGGTATTATGAACCCTAATGATCCTAACATTCATTATTCTCCAACCCCTTTGACCATTGAGGGTTCAGTTATTAGGCCTATCCCTGTCCAGTTACCAACCCCAGCTAAAAGTACCCCAGGGCCAAGTAGGTTAGTGTCTGATGCGGGTCCTGTGGATCCGGGGTTTATGTATGATCAAGGTCGAATGAGAGAGGGTTTAGCTGTTTATGTATCTGCAGCTGAACAGCCTTTTACTTTCGGCCAAGACCGTAGATTCGAGTATTTTATGAGAAATTATTGTCAGCCAGGGTTTAGTAAAGTTCCGAAACGGGTAGTTAAAAATGATGCATTGGAGATTTTTAAAATGCAGAAGCAGGGTTTGATTTCTGAGTTTGCTAATCATAATGGTGTTATTTCATTTACTTCTGATATGTGGACTAGCAGTAATTACAAATTGGGTTATCTTTCGCTTACTGCGCATTACATTAGTTCTGATACTTGGTTTTTGAATAAGAAGATTATTGGTTTTCGTATGCTGGAGTATCCTCATTCTGATCAGCACATGTATCAGAGTATACTGAATATCCTGAATGAGTATGGGATTGTTGATAAATGTTTCAGTATTACTTTCGATAACTACAGTGCTAATAGCAGTGCAACTGATTTCTTTAAGCATAATTTTCATCCCCCATACGAAGGCTTGTTGTTTCATATTAGATGTTTGTGTCATACTATCAATTTGATTGTGCAAGATGGTATTAAGCTAATTGATGAAGATTCTGAAAAGAATTATATTGAAAAAATTAGAGACTCGTTGATTTTTATAATATCGTCACCTTCTAGATTACAAGAGTTTGATGACCTTTGCAAAATGAATGATTTGAAGCCTAGGCGTTTCAAAATGGATACTCCGACCCGCTGGAATTCGACTTATCTTATGTTGAAATCATGTCAGGGGTATGAGCTATTGATTAAGGAATTCAATTCGAAGTATAACCATGTGTTTTTAGTAGACAGGGATTTCGAATGTGCTTTCACTTTTATGCAATTGTTAGAAGTTTTCTATGATGCTATCAAGATATTAGCCGATGTTTATTATCCTACTTCATCGATTGCTTTGAATCAATTGTATAACATCTCTAACACTTTTGTTGAGTGTAGAAGGTATTCGacttatgcaaccattttcgccAAAATGGAACAAAGGTTTAAAACATATTGTGAACATATTCCACCTATTTTCCTCTTGTCTTCTGTTATGGATCCTAGGAAAAAGTTACTTGGTACAGAAGCACTAATCGAAGGGATTTCAGAGAAGTTGAACATTCATTTGCACAATACTTCTGATAGCATTAAGAGCATGTTAAGTACTTTGTATAATTCATATGAACAAAGTCATGGGAACCCATCGCACGGATCAGCTATGGCGGCATCACCACACACTATAAGAAAGAATGATGCATCTTGGAATTTGATTGCTAGTAAAGGTAAACAGAAAAGCACAAGTTCTTCTGCCTTGGCGCATACTGATCTGTACAAGTATCTGGATACTGAGTTTACTGATTTCATTACTgaccaagaagatgaagccaATTTTGATCTTTTGTCATGGTGGAGAAAGTATTGTGGGAATTTTCCGATTCTATCTATTATGGCGCGGGATCTGTTAACGCCTCCAGTTTCTACAGTTGCTTCAGGTGTTGCTTTCAGTGCAAGTGGCAGTGTTTTGGATGAGAAGAAGACGAAGTTAAGTGCTGAAATGTTAGATGCACAGGTTTGCTTGAAAGATTGGGACGATGCGAAATTTAGAGATCAGAATTTCATGGATGAAGAATCTTCCGACTCTGATGCAGTTGGTGCACCACCAGGATACTAA